The proteins below come from a single Aspergillus oryzae RIB40 DNA, chromosome 5 genomic window:
- a CDS encoding mitochondrial 54S ribosomal protein uL11m (mitochondrial/chloroplast ribosomal protein L11), which yields MAKKALAKDQIVKLIVGAGQASPSPPVGPALGSKGVKSMDFCKEFNARTAHINTGVPVPARVTVRPDRSFTFDLRTPTTTWLLLQAANVEPRKNRIRGAMNPGHEIVGKVSLKHVYEIAQIKHSETRLSGLSLQGLCKSVIAQAKSIGIQVVP from the exons ATGGCGAAAAAAGCATTGGCCAAAGATCAAATTGTGAAGCTCATCGTGGGAGCTGGACAGGCCAGTCCCAGTCCTCCAGTTGGTCCGGCACTCGGTAGCAAGGGTGTCAAGAGTATGGATTTTTGCAAG GAATTCAACGCCCGGACCGCACACATCAACACTGGAGTACCCGTTCCTGCGCGTGTCACCGTTCGCCCAGATCGCTCTTTCACATTCGATCTCCGCACCCCCACGACGACCTGGCTGTTGCTGCAGGCTGCGAACGTGGAACCTCGAAAGAATCGCATTCGCGGAGCCATGAACCCAGGCCACGAGATCGTTGGCAAGGTGTCCCTGAAACATGTGTACGAGATCGCGCAAATCAAGCATTCCGAGACGAGACTATCGGGACTCAGTCTGCAGGGGCTATGCAAGAGCGTCATTGCCCAGGCGAAGTCCATTGGCATCCAGGTTGTACCCTGA
- a CDS encoding putative mitochondrial carrier protein (Pet8) (mitochondrial carrier protein PET8), whose product MVQSPEAEPLVSLWTRSLLSGAVAGLTVDCSLYPLDTIKTRLQKARHHAPSAPAASLSLRQTIRGIYAGLPSVLFGSAPSAASFFIVYDGVKRSLLPTSSSEAPSRTHIILTHSLASSMGEVAACAVRVPTEVVKQRAQAGLFGGSSLLALKDILALRHSDAARGISGGYGQVIRELYRGAGITIAREIPFTVLQFTMWESMKEAYAKRMRHASKSGSDSSIDQVPASTSAMFGSVAGAIAAGLTTPLDVIKTRVMLARREDGAEGGRVRIKDVVQDISKEGFGAFWRGIGPRVAWIGIGGAVFLGSYQWAWNSLERKSRSQDE is encoded by the exons ATGGTCCAGTCACCCGAAGCGGAGCCATTGGTCTCCTTATGGACGAGATCTTTGCTT TCTGGTGCAGTGGCCGGGCTCACTGTCGACTGTTCTTTGTACCCTTTAGATACGATCAAAACACGCCTTCAGAAAGCTAGACATCATGCCCCATCAGCTCCCGCTGCCAGTCTGTCCCTGAGACAAACCATCCGAGGAATATATGCTGGTCTCCCTTCCGTCCTCTTCGGCTCGGCACCATCTGCcgcatccttcttcatcgtctaCGATGGCGTGAAACGTTCTCTTCTGCCGACCTCGAGCTCCGAAGCTCCGTCTCGGACTCACATAATCCTTACACACTCTCTTGCTTCTTCTATGGGCGAGGTAGCAGCTTGCGCAGTTCGCGTGCCTACTGAAGTTGTCAAGCAAAGAGCTCAAGCGGGTCTCTTTGGCGGCTCTAGTCTATTAGCCTTAAAGGACATCCTAGCTTTACGCCACTCAGATGCTGCCCGTGGGATTAGTGGGGGTTATGGACAGGTCATCAGGGAACTGTACCGGGGAGCCGGTATCACCATTGCGAGGGAAATCCCGTTCACCGTTTTACAGTTCACTATGTGGGAATCAATGAAGGAGGCATATGCCAAGCGCATGCGGCATGCTTCGAAATCTGGCTCGGACTCTTCCATAGACCAAGTACCGGCCTCCACAAGTGCTATGTTTGGCAGTGTCGCCGGCGCAATTGCCGCGGGGCTTACGACCCCTCTCGACGTTATTAAGACGCGAGTCATGCTCGCTCGTCGGGAAGATGGTGCGGAAGGTGGTCGAGTACGGATCAAGGATGTGGTTCAGGATATTTCCAAGGAAGGGTTTGGGGCTTTTTGGAGAGGTATCGGGCCACGAGTGGCCTGGATCGGTATTGGAGGTGCTGTGTTCTTGGGTAGTTACCAATGGGCGTGGAATTCCCTTGAAAGGAAAAGTAGGTCACAGGACGAATAA
- a CDS encoding tRNA lysidine(34) synthetase (predicted protein): MALAYLSKQWEKSRPNDISVTAFVVDHKAREESTREANTVSQWLQDIGIYASPYTLAFNTKQMLTRKLGVKSEILELTWPESTKSPSKVTAFETHARRLRFQALGKACRDRQIEALLMGHHQDDTVETTLWRLCTGAKGAGLAGIPEVTRIPECHGIYGVSESGSSYTIPSRPQRSSAQARNDTTVSTGGILICRPLLPFPKSSLLATCHENNIPYVSDPTNFDPTLTPRNAIRSLLAEDKLPKALQGPSILSLIKSSQSLLRNSTSLSNTLLTFCKINHLNLPAGTITLTFPSNPINPTSFLNTVPNKAETKGKETQRTHQIKCLTLRRITDLLAPFPENHFPLRSYESFTDLVFPPQDQPVPQKRKPFTLGGVMFQPVNTKGDQDTTSTEADQSVQSGNTWLLSRQPFMRNRLPSLRVEVPVSGLSVGYTSWMLWDNRFWVRFGFTPGQGSCGAGVEVAEDTSKGEVMSLLVRPLQPSDLQVIRRVVDERGGRSEKKKKKMDPALAGLLDRLGQEAPGLTRFTLPMVVIEKGFCGLEYDLPVGLPTLDLWFPGMWESLQMSGRLRWEWMYKMIDNEPVELMGWL; this comes from the coding sequence ATGGCCTTAGCATATCTCAGTAAACAATGGGAAAAGAGTCGGCCGAATGATATATCCGTCACGGCATTCGTCGTCGACCACAaagcgagagaagagagtaCTCGCGAAGCTAATACGGTTTCACAATGGCTCCAAGACATCGGTATCTATGCTTCTCCATACACTCTAGCATTCAATACTAAACAAATGCTAACCAGAAAATTAGGAGTCAAGTCCGAGATCCTGGAACTGACCTGGCCTGAAAGCACCAAGTCACCATCTAAAGTGACCGCATTCGAGACGCACGCCCGCAGACTCCGTTTCCAAGCACTGGGCAAAGCATGTCGAGACCGCCAGATCGAAGCCCTCTTAATGGGCCACCACCAAGACGATACCGTCGAGACGACCCTCTGGCGACTTTGTACCGGAGCCAAAGGCGCCGGTCTAGCAGGTATCCCCGAGGTGACACGCATCCCCGAATGCCACGGTATCTACGGTGTCTCTGAGAGTGGATCCTCATACACGATCCCATCCAGACCTCAACGTAGTTCAGCCCAGGCGAGAAACGACACCACCGTCTCAACAGGCGGAATCTTAATCTGTCgccctctcctccccttccccaaATCCAGCCTTCTAGCAACCTGTCATGAAAACAACATCCCCTACGTCTCTGACCCTACAAACTTCGACCCAACCCTAACTCCCCGCAACGCAATCCGTAGTCTCCTGGCTGAGGATAAACTCCCAAAGGCCCTCCAAGGCCCTTCTATCCTCTCTCTGATTAAGTCAAGTCAATCTCTCCTCCGGAACTCAACCTCCCTCTCAAACACCCTCCTCACCTTCTGCAAAATCAACCATCTAAATCTCCCCGCGGGAACAATCACCCTCACATTCCCCTCAAACCCAATAAACCCaacctccttcctcaacacCGTCCCCAACAAAGCCGAAaccaaaggcaaagaaacccaaagaACTCACCAAATCAAATGTCTCACCCTCCGCCGAATAACCGACCTCCTAGCCCCATTCCCCGAGAACCACTTCCCACTCCGCAGTTACGAGTCCTTCACAGACCTTGTATTTCCACCACAGGACCAACCAGTCCCCCAAAAGAGGAAACCGTTCACGTTAGGCGGGGTGATGTTCCAACCGGTGAATACGAAGGGAGACCAAGACACAACAAGTACTGAAGCAGATCAAAGTGTCCAGAGTGGTAATACCTGGCTCTTATCCCGTCAACCGTTCATGCGGAATCGGTTACCGAGTCTTCGGGTTGAGGTTCCTGTTTCGGGGCTTTCGGTGGGTTATACGTCCTGGATGCTTTGGGATAATCGGTTTTGGGTGCGATTTGGGTTCACACCCGGACAAGGGTCTTGTGGAGCTGGGGTTGAGGTGGCTGAGGATACTTCTAAAGGGGAGGTGATGTCCCTGCTTGTTCGGCCGTTGCAGCCGTCGGATTTACAGGTGATTCGACGGGTTGTTGATGAGCGGGGAGGGCGttcggagaagaagaaaaagaagatggatCCTGCTTTGGCTGGGTTATTGGATCGGCTTGGGCAGGAAGCGCCGGGTCTGACTCGGTTTACGCTTCCCATGGTGGTAATTGAGAAGGGTTTTTGTGGACTTGAGTATGACTTGCCGGTGGGGTTGCCAACGCTGGATTTGTGGTTTCCTGGGATGTGGGAGTCTTTGCAGATGTCTGGGAGATTACGGTGGGAGTGGATGTATAAGATGATTGACAACGAGCCGGTGGAATTGATGGGCTGGCTGTAA
- a CDS encoding putative protein kinase (checkpoint kinase and related serine/threonine protein kinases), with the protein MTSEATGFAHTNNMNSDSLTTQQPVPAPAGQGVSTADQENKSKTQPSQVRFSSTTEEIEPSAATGGPGLTPIETPKQMDDLRSLAASLQKSQLQESRLGSFSYDPVSLPSSRVCIQGICRHVASRESSDRSTRGANGSGLPSPHASPPVSVMQSPPLTPAATHSRESKTNGTSSMSNATDRGTGANSAAMTPEMSPPIGGSTKSQAPQSAPTSRPGSTDHLAKQSNVAQTSSHPQNGAKHRAQFFIGPDANSQEESPPATPRVDYTPPGAITPVGEPDDPYARSKRPPQPKNLSQLDQRFIFGGRDFKRRAQTSSFGRPSTPRSASASDLKASDRQRSGFFGSKKDSKQQEPEGKHHGHMAELKRFFKMGHHKHKRAESPSSAVKRSSRSSGKSTPYQLAPDSVPFADDHGLNSKYGKLGKVLGSGAGGSVRLLKRNSDGVTFAVKQFRDRHSWETLKEYSKKVTAEFCIGSTLHHGNIIETLDIIQEGNHWYEVMEYAPFDLFAIVMTGKMQKEEVACAFKQILSGVAYLHGMGLAHRDLKLDNVVVNEHGIMKLIDFGSAVVFRYPFENDIVPASGIVGSDPYLAPEVYDEKKYDPRPTDIWSLAIIFCCMSLRRFPWKQPRVSDNSYRLFVSSPTPGTPVPDADPKRHRPIKSAPDLSSSARESQSSESKNGVSGPPPEQSKSQDAPTAQPKPESTTQDENRPPESPQEKTPSDNQKNGNIDNKPRRTTSKEAPPLPPGSAPPQGQRQEVIKGPWRLLRLLPRESRYIIGRMLKVSVKERAILDDVLTDEWIRNIDACRQEVTGELYRAPGHTHILEPPSPSPAVASKAK; encoded by the exons ATGACGTCTGAAGCGACTGGTTTCGCCCATACGAACAACATGAATTCCG ACTCTTTGACCACTCAGCAACCCGTCCCAGCGCCAGCTGGGCAGGGTGTGAGTACAGCTGATCAGGAGAACAAGTCTAAAACACAACCAAGCCAAGTCCGCTTCTCTTCGACaacggaggagattgagccGTCGGCCGCCACTGGTGGCCCCGGACTGACGCCAATCGAGACCCCCAAGCAGATGGATGACTTGAGGTCGTTGGCAGCTAGCCTACAAAAATCCCAATTACAAGAGTCTCGGCTGGGGAGTTTCTCATATGACCCCGTCTCTCtaccttcttcaagggtATGTATTCAGGGTATCTGCCGGCAT GTTGCGTCTCGAGAATCAAGCGATCGCAGTACACGAGGAGCTAATGGATCCGGTTTGCCGTCTCCCCATGCCTCCCCACCGGTGTCCGTGATgcaatcaccaccacttACACCCGCGGCCACCCATTCGCGTGAATCCAAAACTAATGGCACTTCCTCGATGTCGAATGCTACAGATCGAGGAACCGGCGCAAACTCAGCGGCGATGACCCCAGAGATGTCTCCACCCATAGGCGGGTCCACGAAGAGCCAAGCGCCCCAAAGCGCCCCAACTTCGCGGCCTGGTTCGACCGACCACCTGGCGAAGCAGAGCAATGTCGCGCAAACATCGTCTCACCCTCAGAATGGAGCAAAACATCGGGCGCAGTTCTTCATTGGGCCTGATGCCAACtctcaagaagaaagcccGCCAGCCACCCCTAGGGTCGACTACACCCCCCCTGGCGCCATCACGCCGGTAGGAGAACCGGATGATCCGTACGCCCGCAGCAAGCGTCCCCCTCAGCCTAAGAACCTTTCTCAGCTCGACCAGCGGTTTATCTTTGGCGGCCGTGACTTCAAACGGCGTGCACAGACGTCGTCGTTCGGCCGTCCATCGACGCCCCGGTCGGCAAGCGCGAGTGATCTGAAGGCAAGTGACAGGCAACGTAGTGGGTTTTTTGGCAGCAAGAAGGACTCTAAACAGCAGGAACCTGAGGGTAAGCATCATGGTCATATGGCGGAGCTCAAgagattcttcaagatggGTCATCACAAACACAAACGCGCCGAGTCGCCGTCGTCGGCAGTGAAACGGTCGAGCAGGTCCTCTGGGAAGAGCACACCGTACCAACTGGCACCCGACAGCGTCCCGTTTGCCGATGATCATGGGCTCAATTCCAAGTACGGGAAGTTAGGGAAGGTTCTAGGATCCGGGGCTGGTGGCTCTGTTCGGTTGTTAAAACGTAACAGCGACGGCGTGACTTTTGCCGTGAAGCAGTTTCGGGATCGTCACTCATGGGAGACGTTAAAGGAATACTCGAAAAAAGTCACAGCAGAGTTCTGCATTGGGTCAACCCTACACCATGGCAACATCATCGAAACccttgatatcatccaagAAGGGAACCATTGGTATGAGGTCATGGAATACGCCCCATTCGACCTTTTTGCGATTGTTATGACCGGTAAGAtgcagaaggaggaagttgcGTGCGCCTTCAAGCAGATCCTCAGCGGAGTGGCCTATTTACATGGGATGGGCTTGGCCCATCGGGATTTGAAACTTGATAACGTAGTTGTCAACGAGCATGGTATTATGAAGCTAATTGACTTCGGGAGTGCTGTTGTTTTCCGGTACCCTTTTGAGAATGATATTGTTCCTGCTTCAG GCATTGTGGGTTCGGATCCGTATCTCGCACCGGAAGTAtatgatgagaagaagtaTGACCCGCGTCCTACCGATATCTGGTCTCTGGCTATTATCTTCTGCTGCATGAGTTTGCGGCGATTCCCTTGGAAACAACCCCGGGTTAGCGATAACTCCTATAGACTCTTTGTGTCCTCCCCTACCCCAGGGACTCCGGTGCCAGATGCTGATCCGAAACGCCATCGACCGATCAAGTCTGCTCCTGAcctctcttcatctgcaCGGGAAAGCCAGTCCTCGGAATCAAAGAACGGAGTGTCTGGGCCACCACCAGAACAGTCTAAAAGCCAAGATGCTCCAACAGCCCAACCGAAACCGGAATCAACCACCCAAGACGAAAATCGACCCCCAGAGAGCCCTCAGGAGAAGACACCTAGCGACAATCAGAAAAATGGCAATATTGACAACAAGCCGAGACGCACAACCAGCAAAGAAGCACCCCCACTCCCCCCCGGCTCGGCGCCGCCACAAGGACAACGTCAGGAAGTTATCAAGGGCCCATGGAGGCTTTTGCGGCTCCTGCCTCGTGAAAGTCGTTATATCATCGGCCGGATGCTCAAGGTGAGCGTGAAAGAGCGAGCGATTCTCGATGATGTTTTAACCGATGAATGGATTCGGAACATCGATGCCTGTCGACAAGAGGTCACTGGGGAGCTTTACAGGGCTCCGGGCCATACACACATTCTGGAGCCACCTTCTCCGAGCCCTGCAGTGGCCAGTAAGGCCAAATAG
- a CDS encoding WD repeat protein (conserved WD40 repeat-containing protein), with translation MARKLSHQRITYVLPLPDAPGGHRLGVNGLEIDTDNSILYSAGRDGVICSWDLNLSLKSSSPPTFGASKPAPTTFRNQVQAHSHWINDIVLTKNNSALVSASSDTTVRLWRPHSECTEVSDPIGKHADYVKALATPGSHASWVASGGLDHKVYLWDLNGGGEVLNIDACGGDSTAKGSVYALGAVSSVIASGGPESVVRVWDPKSGKLITKFVGHTDNIRDILVNRDGDTIMTASSDQTVKIWSLTAGRCMHTLTMHNDSVWSLYSNHPQLSVFYSSDRSGLVAKTDTRYSADIEQGLCVATLQEHDGVVNVVAAGDYIWTATPKSSINRWNDVDTTADIEPPSSRERETASGTETATTEKSKTADNRPEKIPYDSVLLLSNTSTFPKARVPETAQPHSNANAQSPSSEIDDDLGLTLPVHTLPDDTIEGQHGLIKYFFLNDRKRTLTQDSAGEVVLWDLLKCVPIQSYGKRHIDDVASELNTIESIAHWCTIDIRTGRLSVILEPGRCFDAEVYADEAELSDYSQIRDDQRINLGKWILRWLFAPLIEEELKRDSEYRSAALAKAEEIAKLNLSNTSAPMDIPFADGSRNLATSFDPSISSLRLGYESIGSPSTPGFGIGFANSPGSLATPTLNPNASNNSHLGTSPGEFSDYLTSHPTADMTRSSLSDKSSDYLSSPRTHGLPPLDTDKALPTPGEPTPTALPQSPMEPDKEERKKGSSLFGKKFRMDFPKKLGRTSSEVKPQIQEEKVEESDKSSVKEEKVFENNLGGFIERIRSEYDEHISAHPGQELTPAFAPSQENETPALNIPDRVAVLIQEETGETAVASDLYRGSVGSIREEIDKLEKSIPLWLADLLLKNQVPFKEPVKIAFTLKPYDDLLPPVVKPEVNVANGNTTNNRLNANRMLRAKKILAYVAERIDPPNPDEPEENAMKPEEYLELYCHKVLIPPNMTLATIRTHIWRSSGDMVLHYKANGKKEIRMPGPGQEDERDNQNAGAGSHPPAEAGGMPQGEGGSAPPGSIHSQTASGSASVSIHNP, from the exons ATGGCCCGGAAATTAAGTCACCAGAGGATCACATATG TGCTACCTCTGCCTGATGCCCCCGGTGGCCATCGGCTGGGGGTAAATGGCCTAGAAATTGACACAGATAATTCCATTTT GTACTCTGCTGGTCGCGATGGTGTCATCTGCTCATGGGATCTAAATCTATCGCTGAAGTCATCCTCCCCTCCCACCTTCGGCGCTTCGAAACCGGCTCCTACGACATTTCGAAATCAAGTCCAGGCGCACAGCCACTGGATCAATGACATTGTTCTAACCAAGAACAACTCGGCTCTAGTCTCTGCATCCTCCGATACCACTGTACGACTATGGCGACCGCATTCCGAATGTACGGAAGTCTCGGACCCGATAGGGAAACATGCGGATTACGTTAAAGCTCTGGCCACACCGGGGAGCCATGCCTCTTGGGTCGCATCCGGAGGTCTAGATCACAAAGTCTACCTGTGGGATTTGAATGGCGGCGGGGAGGTATTGAATATTGACGCCTGCGGAGGGGATAGCACGGCCAAAGGGTCTGTATATGCGCTCGGGGCCGTATCGTCTGTGATCGCCAGCGGCGGGCCAGAGAGTGTGGTCAGAGTGTGGGATCCGAAATCGGGGAAGCTGATCACCAAATTTGTCGGACATACAGATAACATTCGAGATATTTTGGTAAATCGCGATGGGGATACGATCATGACGGCATCGTCTGACCAAACGGTCAAGATCTGGTCCCTAACCGCTGGAAGGTGCATGCACACATTAACCATGCACAATGACAGTGTTTGGTCGCTTTATTCGAACCACCCCCAGCTATCCGTCTTTTACTCGAGTGACCGGTCTGGACTTGTTGCGAAAACTGACACGCGCTACTCGGCGGATATTGAGCAAGGTCTCTGTGTCGCAACGTTGCAAGAGCACGACGGAGTAGTCAATGTTGTAGCAGCGGGAGACTACATCTGGACTGCGACACCAAAATCCAGTATTAACCGTTGGAATGACGTGGACACCACTGCCGACATCgagccaccatcatcaagGGAGCGAGAAACTGCGTCAGGTACTGAAACTGCAACAACAGAGAAATCGAAGACGGCAGATAATCGACCGGAGAAGATTCCGTATGACTCGGTTCTTTTGCTCTCGAACACATCGACGTTCCCCAAAGCAAGGGTACCCGAAACTGCCCAACCGCATTCGAATGCAAATGCGCAGTCACCGTCTTCCGAGATAGACGACGACCTGGGGCTTACACTTCCTGTCCATACGCTGCCAGATGACACAATTGAGGGCCAGCATGGATTGATCAAGTATTTCTTTTTGAATGACAGAAAGCGTACATTGACGCAGGATTCTGCTGGCGAAGTGGTTCTTTGGGACCTTCTCAAG TGTGTGCCAATTCAGTCATACGGCAAGCGTCATATAGATGATGTTGCATCCGAGCTCAACACGATTGAAAGCATTGCTCACTGGTGCACGATCGATATCCGTACTGGAAGATTGTCTGTGATACTGGAACCCGGTCGCTGCTTCGATGCCGAGGTCTACGCCGATGAGGCCGAATTGTCAGATTATTCACAGATTCGTGACGACCAAAGGA TCAACCTAGGTAAATGGATCTTGCGCTGGCTCTTTGCTCCTTTGATAGAGGAAGAGCTCAAACGTGACTCTGAATATCGTAGCGCTGCCCTAgcaaaggccgaggagattgCAAAATTAAATTTGTCGAATACCTCTGCCCCTATGGATATACCATTCGCAGATGGATCACGGAATCTGGCTACATCTTTTGacccatcaatatcatccctGAGGCTCGGATACGAATCTATTGGTAGCCCCTCGACTCCAGGCTTTGGGATCGGGTTCGCCAACAGCCCCGGATCTCTCGCGACTCCAACACTTAACCCAAATGCTAGCAATAATAGTCATCTCGGCACCTCACCGGGAGAGTTCTCTGACTACCTCACGTCTCATCCCACTGCTGATATGACGAGGAGCTCTCTGTCGGACAAGTCGAGTGACTATCTCTCATCGCCTAGAACCCATGGCCTACCTCCATTGGATACCGATAAGGCATTGCCGACACCAGGAGAGCCGACACCAACAGCTCTTCCACAATCACCGATGGAGCCTGATAAAGAGGAGCGGAAAAAGGGCAGCTCTTTGTTTGGAAAGAAGTTCAGAATGGACTTCCCGAAGAAACTCGGACGGACTTCATCGGAAGTTAAACCCCAGAttcaagaggaaaaggtGGAGGAGTCCGACAAGTCCTcagtcaaggaagagaaggtgttTGAAAACAACCTAGGCGGCTTTATTGAGCGCATTCGCTCTGAATACGACGAGCATATCTCTGCACACCCAGGGCAAGAGTTGACACCAGCCTTCGCCCCGAGTCAGGAGAATGAAACACCGGCACTGAATATACCGGACCGTGTTGCAGTACTGATACAAGAAGAAACGGGAGAAACCGCTGTGGCTTCTGACCTCTACCGGGGCAGTGTAGGAAGTATCCGGGAAGAGATCGATAAATTGGAGAAGTCGATTCCTCTCTGGCTTGCTGATCTGCTACTCAAG AACCAAGTGCCTTTCAAGGAACCCGTCAAGATCGCTTTTACGCTGAAACCATATGATGATCTTTTGCCACCTGTTGTAAAGCCAGAAGT CAATGTGGCAAATGGcaacacaaccaacaatCGGCTGAATGCAAACCGCATGCTACGagcgaagaagatcctcGCGTATGTGGCGGAGCGAATTGACCCACCGAATCCTGACGAACCCGAAGAGAATGCGATGAAACCGGAAGAGTACTTGGAGCTGTACTGTCACAAAGTT CTGATACCCCCCAACATGACTCTGGCGACGATTCGCACTCATATTTGGCGTTCATCGGGAGATATGGTACTCCACTACAAAGcaaatggaaagaaggaaatccGAATGCCCGGACCTGGTCAAGAGGATGAGAGAGACAACCAGAACGCTGGAGCAGGTTCACACCCGCCGGCCGAAGCAGGGGGCATGCcgcaaggagaaggtggaagtGCGCCGCCAGGGAGTATTCATTCTCAGACGGCCTCGGGGTCGGCCTCCGTCTCTATCCATAACCCTTGA
- a CDS encoding survival factor 1 family protein (predicted protein), giving the protein MNWLKSTLASVAGTQEPIYGPEAIRSVAQQAQEVPYTVLSKEDLRWRAYQYTNVETKTFYIMADNGTLVFVQIIYSNIVGIHTTAQFNAKIFNLTGDAPHKWYSDPLYNFMFDESMLSFGADNLSLTLNEEGDAYTLKSAVNEDCLVNITFNRSSPGFVIGKDGTSYFGTDAQNPWGSMSHAFWPRCGVEGTITTKEQTYDLKGRAMFIHGLQGMKPHHAAARWNFVNFQTPTYTAVMMEFTTPPSYGSTVVNVGGIVKDGEIIYAGVTNSATHTEAAQDKDSDWPEPKSIKWVWDGKSKDDKTVHAELDGALGRRLDRIDVMAEVPGFIKTIAGSVAGTRPYIFQFAPQEKLTLKLKVGDEEVSEEGVMFSESTFIS; this is encoded by the exons ATGAACTGGCTCAAGTCAAC CCTCGCGAGTGTTGCGGGTACGCAGGAGCCGATCTATGGCCCTGAGGCGATTCGATCTGTTGCCCAACAAGCACAGGAAGTGCCTTACACTGTACTCTCTAAGGAGGATCTGCGTTGGCGCGCCTACCAATACACCAATGTCGAGACCAAGACCTTTTATATCATGGCCGACAATGGCACCTTAGTTTTTGTGCAGATCATCTACAGCAACATTGT TGGCATCCACACCACCGCCCAGTTCAACGCGAAGATTTTCAACCTTACTGGAGATGCCCCCCACAAGTGGTACTCGGATCCCTTGTACAACTTCATGTTCGATGAGAGCATGCTTTCCTTTGGAGCCGACAATCTCTCTCTAACGCTCAatgaggagggagatgcTTACACACTGAAATCCGCTGTGAACGAAGACTGTCTGGTGAACATCACCTTCAACCGTTCTTCCCCTGGTTTCGtcattggaaaggatggcaCTTCCTACTTCGGTACAGACGCACAGAACCCCTGGGGTTCGATGAGCCATGCATTCTGGCCCCGTTGTGGTGTTGAAGgaaccatcaccaccaaggagCAAACTTACGACCTCAAAGGCCGCGCCATGTTCATTCATGGTCTTCAAGGCATGAAGCCGCATCATGCGG CTGCGCGGTGGAACTTCGTCAACTTCCAGACTCCCACATACACCGCCGTCATGATGGAGTTTACAACACCCCCCTCTTACGGATCGACCGTGGTGAACGTTGGTGGAATCGTTAAAGACGGAGAGATCATTTATGCCGGCGTGACCAACTCGGCTACCCATACCGAGGCAGCCCAAGATAAAGATAGCGACTGGCCCGAGCCGAAATCTATCAAGTGGGTTTGGGATGGCAAGTCGAAAGATGATAAGACTGTTCATGCGGAGCTCGATGGCGCGCTTGGCAGAAGATTGGACCGTATTGACGTCATGGCGGAGGTGCCAGGCTTCATCAAGACCATCGCCGGTAGTGTGGCTGGCACACGGCCGTACATCTTCCAG TTCGCCCCCCAAGAGAAGCTTACACTGAAGTTGAAGgtcggagatgaagaagtcTCCGAGGAGGGTGTCATGTTCTCCGAATCGACGTTCATCTCGTGA
- a CDS encoding cupin domain-containing protein (predicted protein), translating into MDIPIISIKPFYQPPSRNENRAPESPTIQKTIQALQLQPHPEGGYYCETDRHPLRIPNPYCDDMDNRKTVTETDGEKATRSASTTIYYFITPGSPMGYFHRNRSRTVHTLHRGRGRYVILHADRAKENGGIAPIESFVVGHRIEKGERLQWVVDGGKYKCSYLLPDSDGDLPDDNKSEGLLISETVVPGFEFYDHDFLTAEKMEQLLTTEQVEELKWMVRET; encoded by the exons atgGATATCCCAATCATCTCAATCAAGCCCTTCTATCAACCACCTTCGCGCAACGAAAACCGCGCGCCTGAATCGCCCACCATTCAGAAGACGATCCAGGCCCTCCAACTACAGCCTCACCCGGAGGGAGGTTATTACTGCGAAACAGATCGCCATCCGCTCCGGATTCCAAATCCCTACTGTGACGACATGGACAACAGAAAGACAGTCACAGAGACAGATGGTGAGAAAGCTACCCGGTCAGCGAGCACTACGATCTACTACTTCATCACGCCGGGTTCGCCGATGGGGTATTTCCATCGAAACCGGAGTCGCACGGTGCATACCCTTCATCGTGGCCGAGGTCGGTACGTCATCTTACATGCCGACCGGGcgaaggagaatggagggATAGCGCCCATTGAATCGTTTGTGGTGGGCCATCGGATTGAAAAGGGAGAGCGACTGCAATGGGTGGTGGATGGCGGAAAGTATAAATGCAGTTATCTGTTGCCTGATTCTGATGGCGACTTGCCTGACGATAACAAGTCAGAGGGGTTGTTAATCAGCGAG ACCGTTGTTCCAGGATTTGAATTCTATGACCATGACTTCCTgacggcggagaagatggagcaACTGCTGACTACTGAACAGGTTGAGGAGCTGAAGTGGATGGTAAGGGAGACCTGA